The genomic DNA ATTCTTCAGGGAAGCAGTATATATATGCCCCGACAACAGCATAATCACTTTTTGGATTCTCTGGTTTTTCTTGTATCTCCACTACTTTCTGCTCATCCAGCGCAGCTATTCCAAATCTCTGTGGATCGGAGACCTTCACAAGCAGAATTCTTGCTCCTTTACCTTTCTGTAAGTTCTCATAATTCTTGACAAAATAATCAATAGGCTGTTCGAATATATTGTCTTCAAGAATTACCAGGATATTCTCAGTACCTGCGAACTCTCTAGCAAGCCTAAGTGCATCTGCAATACCTTTTGCTTCATCTTGTACTTTATAGGCAAATCTAAGACCAAAATCCGAACCACTTCCCAGGAGATTAACCATATCACCCATGTGTTCTGTGCTTGTCACTATTAGGACATCTTTGATCCCACTTGCTTGCATATTGCGGATAGGATTATAGATCATAGGTTCCGATCTCACCGGAAGTAAATGCTTATTCAGAGACTTAGTAAGAGGATAAAGCCTTGTTCCTTTTCCACCAGCTAGTATGACACCCCTCATATACTCACCT from Kosmotoga arenicorallina S304 includes the following:
- a CDS encoding sugar phosphate nucleotidyltransferase yields the protein MRGVILAGGKGTRLYPLTKSLNKHLLPVRSEPMIYNPIRNMQASGIKDVLIVTSTEHMGDMVNLLGSGSDFGLRFAYKVQDEAKGIADALRLAREFAGTENILVILEDNIFEQPIDYFVKNYENLQKGKGARILLVKVSDPQRFGIAALDEQKVVEIQEKPENPKSDYAVVGAYIYCFPEE